The Struthio camelus isolate bStrCam1 chromosome 5, bStrCam1.hap1, whole genome shotgun sequence genome has a segment encoding these proteins:
- the C5H11orf96 gene encoding uncharacterized protein C11orf96 homolog codes for MAAKPAELLGVCSSYQAVMPPFVCAAEEFPPPARPARAPRGKARRPRQSRFKTQPVTFDEIQEVEEEGASPTEEEKARRSFLQSLECLRRSTQNLALQRGRLGSCRLRNSLDSSDSDSAL; via the coding sequence atggcCGCCAAGCCGGCCGAGCTGCTGGGCGTCTGCTCCAGCTACCAGGCGGTGATGCCGCCCTTCGTGTGCGCCGCCGAGGAgttcccgccgcccgcccggcccgcccgggccccccgcggcaaggcgcggcggccgcggcagtCGCGCTTCAAGACGCAGCCGGTGACTTTCGACGAGAtccaggaggtggaggaggagggcgcGTCGCCcacggaggaggagaaggcgcgGCGCTCCTTCCTGCAGTCCCTCGAGTGCCTGCGCCGCAGCACCCAGAacctggccctgcagcggggccgcctcGGCAGCTGCCGCCTCCGCAACAGCCTCGACTCCAGCGACTCGGACTCGGCCCTCtga